A window from Rhinolophus sinicus isolate RSC01 linkage group LG01, ASM3656204v1, whole genome shotgun sequence encodes these proteins:
- the PTX3 gene encoding pentraxin-related protein PTX3 → MYLSAILVCVLWSAVHAENSDDYELMYVNLDNEIDNGLHPTEDPTPCDCRSEHSEWDKLFIMLEDSQMREGMLLQATDDILRRELRRLREELGRLTHSPERPCAPAAPAEARLARVLDELLQESRDASRRLALLEGAKAQRPEEAGRALGAVLEELRQTRADLRAVQGWAARRWLPAGCETAILFPMRSKKIFGSVHPATPMTLESFSACIWVKATDVLNKTILFSYGTKRNPYEIQLYLSYQTIVLAVGGEENKLVADTVISLGRWTHLCSTWDSKKGRMFLWVNGELVATAVGIATDHIVPEGGILQIGQEKNGCCVSGGFDETLAFSGRLTGFNIWDHVLSNEEIIEVGGAESCHIRGNVVGWGVTEIQPHGGAQYIS, encoded by the exons ATGTATCTCTCTGCGATTCTAGTTTGTGTTCTCTGGTCTGCAGTGCACGCCGAGAACTCGGATGATTATGAGCTCATGTATGTGAACTTGGACAACGAAATAGACAATGGACTCCATCCCACTGAGGACC CCACGCCGTGCGACTGCCGTTCGGAGCACTCTGAGTGGGACAAGCTCTTCATCATGCTGGAGGACTCGCAGATGAGGGAGGGCATGCTGCTGCAGGCCACCGACGACATCCTCCGGCGCGAGCTGCGAAGGCTGCGGGAGGAGCTGGGCCGGCTTACCCACAGCCCGGAGAGGCCATGCGCACCCGCGGCCCCCGCGGAAGCCAGGCTTGCCCGGGTGCTGGACGAGCTGCTGCAGGAGAGCCGCGACGCGAGCCGCAGGCTGGCGCTCCTGGAGGGAGCTAAGGCGCAGCGCCCGGAGGAGGCGGGGCGCGCCCTGGGCGCCGTGCTCGAAGAGCTGCGGCAAACAAGAGCGGACCTCCGCGCGGTGCAGGGATGGGCGGCCCGGCGCTGGCTGCCGGCAG GTTGTGAAACAGCAATTTTATTCCCAATGCGTTCCAAGAAGATTTTTGGAAGTGTGCATCCGGCAACACCGATGACGCTGGAGTCTTTTAGTGCCTGCATTTGGGTCAAAGCCACAGATGTATTAAACaaaaccatactgttttcctaTGGCACCAAGAGGAATCCATATGAGATCCAGCTGTACCTCAGCTATCAGACCATAGTGCTCGCAGTGGGTGGAGAGGAGAACAAACTGGTGGCCGATACTGTAATTTCCCTGGGAAGGTGGACCCATCTGTGTAGCACCTGGGATTCAAAGAAAGGGCGCATGTTCTTGTGGGTAAACGGTGAGCTGGTGGCTACTGCTGTCGGGATAGCCACAGATCACATTGTTCCCGAAGGAGGAATTCTGCAGATTGGCCAAGAAAAGAATGGCTGCTGCGTGAGTGGTGGCTTTGACGAAACATTAGCCTTTTCTGGAAGACTCACAGGCTTCAATATCTGGGATCATGTTCTCAGCAATGAAGAGATCATagaggtgggaggggcagagtcTTGTCACATCCGGGGAAATGTTGTTGGGTGGGGGGTCACAGAGATTCAGCCGCACGGAGGAGCTCAGTACATTTCATAA